The sequence CCACAGCCTCAGCAGGGGCCCTAATTCTTCCTGCAAGGGCATTACACCCATTAAGGCTGTGAATGCCGAAATTCTTGCAATTTGCTACCTTCAGTgtataactgtgtgtgtgtgtgtgtgtgtgtgtgtgtgtgtgtgtgtgtgtgtgcatgcacacatgcatgcactcaGTTGTGCCAAACACTTTGcaagtgtagcccaccaggctcttctgtccatggaattccccagacaagaatactagagcgagttaccatttccttctataaGGATCTTCTCGGCCCAGGGAGCAAACATATGTACTAGCTTATTACTGTCATCTTGGACAGGTTGCTTCGTCATCTCaggccttctttttttcttcattttttttaatctgtaaggCAAAGACCTAAAGAAGTTAAAGTCTTTTCCAGCTATAAAGTTTCAAAGTTTTATCATTTGCAGGGTGATAAGGTGAGAGGATAAAAGAGAAATCCTTGAGCTGAGCTCCATAAATCTAGgctatattgattttttaaagaagttacaCTTCTGTGAAATTTGTGGAATTGTCTAAACAGTGATCAACCCACAAAATTTtctgtatatgtattttatattggaaGTTTTTTTCCCATACCCAGCTTTTATGCCCAACTGTATCTTTCAAGGTTGCCTATATCTCTACTCTTAAAGAATTATGGTTATATAAAAACAAAGTAGGCCAAAAAACAATTATACTAATTTCCTGTCTTTCCTTTCTGTAGTAAACCATAAGCAAAGGTCAGTCAGTACAACAAATTTACTcacaaaaattaataatttaaaagttgaGTAAAAATCTGtattagaaaacatttaaattttcatagcaaaactaaaaagaagaaagttaatTTTATATAGATCTTTTAATACAGCTTTCCACAGATACATATCATTTACATAATTTATACTTTACTGAATTCCTTTTCTAAAGTTATTTATGTGAAAGTTCCaatactgaagctccaacattttggccacctgatgtgaagagccaactcattggaaaagaccctggtgctgggaaagattgaaggcaggaagagaaggggacaatgagggagagacggttagatggcatcacctactcaatggacatgaatttgagcaaactccaggagatggtaaaggacagggaagcctggagtgctacagtccatggggttgcaaagaattggacacgactaagggactgaacaacaacaattttattGCACACTTGGTAACCAAAACATTCTACTCTTTAATTTTGAACTTCAAAATCATTCACCAAATCAAAAAACTTCTGCAATAATCAACCAAAACTCATTACTAGATGCTACCCTTCTTAAAGGCAGATTACATGTCTCATTACTTTTCATACAGCTCAAGAAATATAGCACATCAAGCAAATGCTTCTCAACATACTTTGTATTAAATTACAGTCCCCTATGGATGTTTGCATATATATAAAACCCACAGTATTCTGCACTGGTTACTTACTACAGAAGATTTATACCATAGTCAGTGTCCTGATTAAGACACAAAATTTACCCTGACTGATCCATATGAACAAAATAGCTAGTTACAGAGGTaatgtgggatttcccaggtgattcaataataaagaatccacctgtcaacacAGGAAatgcgtgtttgatccctgggtcaggaagatcccctgaaagaggaaatggtaacccacttcaatattcctgcctggaaaatcccatgggcagaggacctggccagctacagtccatggggtcacaaagagtcagacacgactaacactttcacacattcacttttttttttttcatattttaatgtgaGGAACACAAGGTAGCAGATAGAATAGGGAACTCTTATTGGGAAGTAACTAAAATGATGCACTAGAAAGCACAAAATATACAACCAGGAGTTTAaggacagaaggaaaggaaattgaGTCAGGTTTAGCTAGTGGAAAGGACTCAGCCAAAATCCCAGAGAGCAGGCGACACTGCGAGGGATTGTGCCAGGACCATAaaacagccaaagatggagtctGGCTCTCCCATCAAGTCGAGAATACAGGTTAGGGTTTCCTTTGGCTCTTCTTTTAAGGAGTAAAACAACCAGAAAGCAATTTCAGgggctcttctttctcttttcattctcttcatttGCTGTCTGAGTCCTAAAATAACCCTGTTTTGTCCACCAGTAAAAAAGTGCCTAAAATCATTCGTTCATCCAATCATTCATTCATGTTCTTCACAAGGTAAGCTGCTCCGTCTAATTTATTGGCAAAATCCTGCAACATGTAGGATGTGTGCCATCCAGCCGGCAAACAATAGGTACCAATAAACATCAGTTGAATAAAAACCAATtagtgaaagaatgaagaaatgaagatactataaatgtctgttgttaCAAAACACTGCAGCTTTAAAGAAAACACTATGACCTGCCAATTGATTCCCAAACATAAATGACTGCAATCagaatggttaagactttgatcTAGGATACAGGACTAAGAAACCTAGAGAGCTTGAAGTGGAAAGAGGCATGGCTCGACAAAGGGACAGCTgagaacacagaaaacaaacagaacttTGCAGAGACTTCACAGCTTTGTCAAAGGAAGGTTCTGTTTACCATCAGCTGGGAGGAGACAGACAGCAGCGTGGTGGAAATATGTTTGTTGTATTTGCTGCCAAGCTGCAGAGTTCAATTTCCAGGAATTTTGGGAGGTTTAGTATATGATTTAAACATCCttatatagaatattttttccttctaaagatCCTTTTTACCATCTTGGccatttttttaattctcaataAGAGATCATTAAGTCTATTtgaaatctgctgctgctgctgctgctgctaagttgcttcagtcgcttccaactctgtgcgaccccatagacggcagactgAGCTAGGGAATAGGAAATCTACCTTagtttcaaactttaaaaaaatacctatACCAATACCTATGCTTTGAAATATCATACTGCTTTCTGGAAATTTAATATTAGAATACAGAAAGCAAAATCAAATTATAAATCTACTTTTCTAAAAGATGCTGAAATATTTTGGAAGATAACTTATAGActtagattttatattttaaactatccTTGAATATTCTAGAAATACATATGTACATTGCTTTCcatttgtgttcatttcacagaCTTAGATAAAATAGCCCCCtggcctatatatatatatatatatatatatatatatagctatatgtatatgaatatttatttgactaAACAACAGGTATTCTTTAATTCAATActaaactattttattatttttctctggcTAATCTATTATAACAAAGAAATACTGGCTTTTCATAAGTAAAGCCTCCTAGTCCTTCTTATCACTTCCTTGCTGGCATCTCAGAAATTAGAGTGATGAGTGGTCAATGATAAGGAGAAGAAgaacagagaggaggaaagagaaaatagacaAAACAGGTGTTACCAAAAAATTAGGACAACAGCCCATAACCTAGCACCTGGGCTCCAAACTCTGTTCTACCACTAAGTGACTCGGGCATCAATGTTCATTCACCTATAAAATGAATATCAGAGTCAAACATTGCTAAGAGTCCCACTGGCTCTGCAGTACTATATGACTTTCCATGAGGTAagacttcttttcctttcaccTGAAATTCCTAGTTAAAAACAACATATCACTATTTTATCTGTCCCGAATATCATGACTATTAACACCATCTCTAGCTGCAACCTAGGAGATCACAAGCCCTGTAATACCTTAAACTGGCATCTTCTGtatccaaaagaaaaaatgggCTGGAGCACATACTCATAAGGGCTGCACGGCAGACTTTAGAAATGAGGCCTGCACATGTCTACTCTGTAAAACAGCCTTTCTGACTTTTGACCTGCCTTAGTATTATTTGAAGCAGCTTACTGACATTGCCAATAACATCACACATAATAGAACACACATCTTGTAAGTGAACCACAGATAGTGCCAGGCAACATAAAGAATTCAGGAAATACACACTTAAAATGTAAACTGTGTCAACAGAATAGCTACTGAAGGATCTGGAAGCAAACACACAAGCTGCTTCTCTGAGGTTAAGTAACCACATTTTAGGATTCCTCAATGGCTGCTGCCATAGTCTTGCTTTTAAAAGCCTCCATAATTTCACAAGACATCATGTTTAACAAAAGGCCACATCTATTTCCCCCAATAAAGATTTAGTTTAACATTACTGGATATTTTTAGGGCACAGAAATAAAGCATGCCTTCCAGAggttggaaaaaagagaaaaacagcctTCTAGAATTAGTTGGTACCACTATTCTGAAGCTTGTACTGTCCTTTTCAATCCTTGCAGAGAAACAATTAATAAAGGAATCCATTAAGACCTGATTATTGATGCTAAAAAAGGAAGGTAGAATTTCAGTCCTTTGAAGTAACTGAGAATGATTCGGGCCTCATTACAGAGATATAATCTACATTCATACATTTATGTTAGTGATTCAAATCTGTTGGGAGAGATTGAATTCCGTTAAATAGTGCATCTTTCCTGTGGAACTTTTCTCAGGCTTTCTCCAGCTAACCTAAGAGGTGACCTAACAATGCAAAGCAGTGGAGTATTTAGGGATTCGACTGTGCTATAAAAGAAAGGCtgtacagaaaagagagagaagaatgagaTATAATCTAAAAAGCTATGTCAGCTTTTCCTTTGGGCTGTTTCCTAAATGCCCTTCCTGTCATCACGATGTACAGAAGAGCTGCGAAAGGGCTCTAGAACTTTTAAACACTGCACCTGCTGCAACCAGGTTTTAATACGGAGTTTTCAAGATGTGTTTTTCCCACTTAAGACAGAATAAAAACACAAAGTTCTAGCTTAAAGGTTTGAACAGCCTCTTCTCCTGGATAAGAAAGTTGAAAGATGTCTGTATGTGTGCTGCCTgtgtgaaagagacagagagacacagacactaTTTTGAGATtggaaggtggggtggggggagatgtctattgtcagtttaaaaaaaaaagtctcttaagCTGGCACCAATATTGTTGATGTCCAGTGTAGAGAAACCTCAAAATAATAACTTCCTGTGTTTTGTAACTTTTCATGCCAGGATCTTTATTGTATGGTTTCATCAAACATAACTGTTAAAAAAGTGTAGTTTTAATTAGTTGTGCATTCAAACATTTGGATTctgctgaacaactgaactgaaactctagtTCCTCAGCAacattaggcttttttttttcaggcatttTTTTCAGCTCAGGTATAAAACCGTGAACTAGAACATTGAAATTAGTACCatgagcttttttttctttttaaatatccaAGCTTTAATGAAAGAACCAGACCTGTTTGATACAGGCTGTTTATTTGCTTAACTCTCTAATTAAGAGCTACAGAAATCAGAgctaattatattaaatatgaaaatctaCTGTGTCAACCACATTGTTAAAGTCTTCTAAATAAGcattgtagtgttttttttttaataatgcaaTTAAAATCCTGGTTCTAGTATTAAAATGTTCTGTTTCAAAGACCCTGAATGCACAGGAAAATAGAAGAGCGTGCGTGTAAAGTCATTTATCAGGTCACCAAACAATGATTTGCAATATACCTAAATCCCATTTCCaaagctagatttttttttcctttgcatttgctCCTGTTCAGTGTAGACTGAGACCAAACGCACATTGTAGGGGCTGTGGTTTGTAGTATATACACAAGCTCGCCTGATTAATTCTCTCCAAATTACAGTTTCAGAAGTCAAACTCCCAAGTTCATCTTGAAGTGATTCTCCCTCTTAAAATAACTGCCTAAAAATTAgtttgaaccatatgaaattgccaCTTCTGAAGGTCAAAAACCataaaatattggcaatttcatGTGTCCAACTGCCTCACATAAATACTTTATATGATTTATCTTCAGTGGCTCCTCCCGGTCAGGCTCTCCCTAGTTTAGAGTCGTTCTTGAAGAGAATCTGCAGGAATTCTCTCAGATTTGAAAGGATTATCACAGTATCTCCttctttgtgcctcttaatccttGGCAAAGGCTTCCTAGTCTGGGACTTGATTCCGTCTGTACCTGAGACACGAGCAAGTCTGTCAGCGATGAAGGAGTCGCGGtggtgagtgaaaaaaaaaagagggtgacTGGTGGTGCAGTATTATTGTAAAATAGAgccttttaaacattaaaattgaagccagaaggagaaaaaaaatacccCTTCATGGCAAAGTGCAAAGGAAATTGCCTACCAAAACAGAATATTCTGCCAAATCCTAAGGTTAAATCTTCGCAATCTCAATAAAGGCGAATTCGCTTTGAAGTGCACGCGTTCTTCTGTAAATGACCCTTGTGAGCAATTAGAAATCGGTCATTTCGGTTCCTGATTTCATTTGCGCTGAGAGGGGTGACTTTTAAGGGTGGTGATAAATCTCCCTGAGCTTAAAAGGCAGAGAGGGCCAAAGTGTGAACTTTTTACTTCAGCAACGGAAGCGAGAAATCAGAGATTCATTAAAGCAAGAGACCTCCTTGGAAGCTggcagaagaggaggaaaggaagctaattatgtcttccttttctctgcttGCCCCACCAGTTTATAATCTGCTGCTTTAAAAGGTTTATCCTCAGCATCTTCTGCTTTctccctcacccctcccctcctgggagcgaggggaaaaaaaaaaagtcagccaagCACCAGGCTCCAGGTGGCTCTCAAGTACTTcactgccaaaagaaaaaaaaaaaaaaaaaaatcgtacgGTGGAAAACAAGTGAGAAAggggctccccagaggagactggTTCAGACTGGAAGGCAGCAACATTCGGAAAGCGCGAGGATACAGCTCACACCGGTCACCCGCGCGCCGAGCACAGGGACGCTTTCGCTGCAACTAGCCCGAGCTGGAGGCGCTGGCGGAGGCTGCAGGCTGCGGCGGCCCCGGGGGCCGGGCAGGGTCCCGCAGCCCCCAAGCTCCGGGCAAAGGCATCACGCTCCCTTCTCCCGGCTCCCCTGCTCTCCCCCGCTctcccagccccttccccctccctcttcttggCGTTCCCAGCAGCCGAGGGTTTCAGATGTCCCACCGCCgtttgacccccccccccccccccccccccccccacctccgcTTCTCCACCCCTGCAAATGAGGTTTGACCAGCGGAGGCAGAGCCCACCTCTGGCTTAGAATCACTGACATTTAGACTCCAGGCTTCAACCTGTTTACAAGCGGGCTTTCCAAAGGAAGGGGGGTGcggggggagggaaagagggcCAAACAAAACACCAACCGCCATCCCCCCCGCCACCCCAAACAAGAAGTGACTTTCTGGAGGCTTCAAATCAACAGGCACCACcaaaaagagaaagcaacagGGAGAAGAAAACAACGGCTACCCCGGCAGCCGCCTCCGGTTCTGACAACTCCGAGGGACACACTTTCAGAGCTGGCTAGCGAACGGGGGCTGGTGCGGAGAGGGACTGGACACTGCCAGCCGCACCGGGGCGCAGATAGctcccccagcctcccaccccaACCCTTTTGGGTTTTGTTCACCGTGCTGTCATCtgcttttcagacttttttttttccccctgcatttAACATGGTGAAGAAAGGAGTGAAGAAGAGAACAAAGTAAACTCCTGGGGGAGTGAGGAGGGAGACTgacccacaccaccaccaccaccaccagctcctgCTACTGCGGCCACCCACGTCCACATTCATCAGGAGACCCAGGGCGCGCGCGGCGGCGGATCCGAGAAAGGAGCGAGGAGAGGCAGCCGGCCCTTCCGCGGAGTTATGGATGTTGGTGCTTTCACTTCTGGCCAGATCCGAGCCCAGAGGGAGCTAACCAGTGGCCGCCACCTCCAGCTGTCTCCTTGCCTCGCACCAGGTCTTACCCTTCCAGTATGTTCCTTCTGATGAGACAATTTCCAGTGCCGAGAGTTTCAGTACAATGTGGAAATGGATTCTGACACATTGTGCCTCAGCCTTTCCCCACCTgtccggctgctgctgctgcttcttgttGCTCTTCTTGGTGTCTTCCGTCCCTGTCACCTGCCAAGCCCTCGATCAGGACATGGTGTCACCAGGGGCCACcaactcctcttcttcctcctcgtCCTCGTCCTCCTCGTCCGTCTCCTTGCCTTCCAGTGCGGGGAGGCATGTGCGGAGCTACAATCACCTCCAAGGAGATGTCCGCTGGAGAAAGCTGTTCTCTTTCACCAAGTACTTTCTCAAGATTGAGAACGGGAAGGTCAGCGGTACCAAGAAGGAGAACTGCCCGTACAGTAAGTAACAAATGCGTGTTCCCCTCCTTCCAAttatccacccccaccccacaaggGGGGTAAAATCTGTTCCAGATGTGGCCAGCTAAATATTTACGTCCCCAACTCCTGTAAAATGATTAAGTGGAATACTTTCACACTAAatcaccccccccaccccgtgtATACATTGTGCTTCGCACGCCCTCCCCACGGCGCGCTCCCTCAACACCCCCACTCTCTTTGCCACCCTATCTGCCCTGTCTCCTTGGCTTGCCACTCGCGGGACCACGCAGGGCGCCCAAGAGTTCCCTCAGTGCATAGATGCCTCTCTCTGCTCCATAGTccttccccacctcaccccaaggtctcctttccctcctttctgGAAATGGCTCAAGTAAACACATTTTGTTCTTTTCGCTGGCAATCATATTAAGAGTTTCAGGACAGTTTCCTCAAGCTGAAAATAATTATCCGCTGTCAATTGTAGGGACTTTATGGGAACTTTATTTAAGAGAGAAAAGTCAAATTCACTGTcgccccacccccatctctttACCCCACCACCAGTGTAGACAGGAGGAAaacatttttctggttttgattttttgtGTTGTCGCTGGTCCCTCTTGTTGGTTTGAGTGATTGCAGTTCATGAAGTTAGCTCTGCAGGCACCACCGCTGCTATTTGTCTTCTGCCTGCCTTCTCTCTTGGTAACATGATGCTCATGTCTGCATTGTCAATAGCATATGCGCTGCTTTGTGGTGTCCTGCTGTACTCGTTTCTTCTGAAACCTCTCATATTGCAGAGGCATAGTACTACAGTGCTATAAACATCTGGGACTGGAGTCACACAGACCTCACACAAATTTCATtgtcattctttcattttcaaagtaaaagtCATAAGTCTGTTTCCATGGTTATAGTTTATCCCATAGGATGAGGTTTCCTCCTCGGTACAAAGTGTGCCCCCATCCTTTgatttcttgcctttttcctttctccttccttctttctttctttccttccttagctgtttctcttctttctttcttgcagGGATGTGGGCTGGGTAGGGGGAGAAAGAATTAGAAGAGGAGGGGTGGACATTGTGTCTCTTCTTGAATCAGTCGAGCAAAGCCAGATTACACTGTTGGCTTCCTTTCCTGCTTACTTTCAAGTGGTGAGACTTATTCATCCTCTATTGATTGCAATTTGAAAGGGTCTGGAGGCTATGTAATGGCACACTGAAGACAGTAGACAATGACTTTAAACGTCTTTAATGACCATTTAGCATTATCTCCATGGTGCTTCCAAGTCACCTTTTCAAGGGACTTTTTTGTGTCAATTGTTTGGGAATTCCaagcatatattaatatttgctaGCTAACTTAAATATGAGAGTCATAGATTTCAGATTCCTTAGCCCAGAAAGTATCTGGTATTAATGGGAAAGACAGTTAACCAGAACTTAGCattatcttttgaaaataaagatttataaGAGTAAGACTTACTTTTCTTATTTGTGGGCTCACATTCTAAATTAACTTATGTTCCTCCTCAGCTGCTACTTCCATGTCCTAAAATTAG is a genomic window of Ovis aries strain OAR_USU_Benz2616 breed Rambouillet chromosome 16, ARS-UI_Ramb_v3.0, whole genome shotgun sequence containing:
- the FGF10 gene encoding fibroblast growth factor 10 precursor, producing the protein MWKWILTHCASAFPHLSGCCCCFLLLFLVSSVPVTCQALDQDMVSPGATNSSSSSSSSSSSSVSLPSSAGRHVRSYNHLQGDVRWRKLFSFTKYFLKIENGKVSGTKKENCPYSILEITSVEIGVVAVKAINSNYYLAMNKKGKLYGSKEFNNDCKLKERIEENGYNTYASFNWQHNGRQMYVALNGKGAPRRGQKTRRKNTSAHFLPMVVHS